Proteins from a genomic interval of Vicinamibacteria bacterium:
- a CDS encoding aldehyde dehydrogenase family protein has protein sequence MMRFDLYIGGQWVEGATYRPNVNPSDLSDDLGEYAQADREQTGEAIRTARAAAPAWANSNVQSRADALDRIGHEILARKEELGRLLAREEGKTLKEGIGEVGRAGNIFKFFAGEALRNHGELHQSVRPGVRVEVTREPIGVVGVITPWNFPAAIPAWKIAPALAFGNTVVAKPAELAPGSAWALAEIISRAGLPPGVFNLVLGDGQSVGRTIVDSPDVDGVTFTGSVAVGHEILTRTAARHAKVQLEMGGKNPFVVLDDAELGVAVECAVQGAYYSTGQRCTASSRFIVTENIHDRFVEALTARMKTIRVGDALEPETDIGPVVDESQLSQDLEYLDIGRREGARIAWGGERLSLAKDGYYLGPALFVDTDNRMRINREEIFGPIASVIRVKNFEEAVAVANDTEFGLSAGVATTSLENAERFKLACRAGMVMVNLPTAGVDYHVPFGGRRASSYGPREQGSYAKEFYTTVKTAYVSA, from the coding sequence ATGATGCGTTTCGATCTTTACATCGGTGGTCAATGGGTCGAGGGGGCGACTTACCGACCCAACGTCAACCCATCGGATTTGAGCGACGACCTGGGCGAGTATGCGCAGGCGGATCGGGAACAGACCGGGGAGGCGATCCGTACCGCACGGGCTGCCGCTCCCGCTTGGGCGAACAGCAACGTTCAGTCGCGGGCTGACGCGCTCGATCGAATCGGACACGAGATTCTCGCGAGGAAGGAAGAGCTCGGAAGGCTCCTCGCCCGAGAAGAGGGGAAAACGCTCAAGGAGGGCATTGGAGAGGTTGGCCGCGCGGGCAACATATTCAAGTTTTTTGCGGGCGAGGCGCTCCGAAACCACGGCGAGCTTCATCAATCGGTTCGCCCTGGCGTTCGGGTCGAAGTGACCCGCGAGCCGATCGGGGTGGTCGGCGTCATCACCCCGTGGAACTTCCCCGCTGCCATTCCCGCATGGAAAATTGCTCCCGCCCTCGCGTTCGGCAACACCGTGGTGGCCAAGCCGGCCGAGCTCGCGCCCGGCTCGGCATGGGCCCTGGCCGAGATCATCTCGCGTGCTGGCCTGCCGCCGGGAGTGTTCAACCTGGTGCTGGGTGACGGACAGAGCGTCGGCAGGACCATAGTGGACTCGCCCGACGTCGATGGGGTGACATTCACCGGCTCCGTCGCCGTTGGTCACGAGATCCTCACCCGGACGGCCGCGCGTCACGCGAAGGTCCAGCTCGAGATGGGAGGAAAGAACCCCTTCGTGGTGCTCGATGACGCCGAGCTGGGCGTGGCGGTGGAATGCGCCGTCCAAGGCGCCTATTACTCCACGGGGCAGCGATGCACCGCTTCCTCTCGGTTCATCGTCACCGAGAACATCCACGATCGTTTCGTCGAAGCCTTGACCGCGCGGATGAAGACGATCCGTGTCGGCGACGCCCTCGAGCCGGAGACGGACATCGGGCCGGTCGTGGACGAATCCCAGCTTAGCCAGGATCTCGAATATCTCGATATCGGACGCCGGGAAGGGGCGCGAATCGCCTGGGGCGGCGAGCGGCTCTCGCTGGCGAAAGACGGGTACTACCTCGGCCCGGCGCTCTTCGTCGATACCGACAACCGGATGCGAATCAATCGCGAAGAGATCTTTGGTCCGATCGCGTCCGTGATCCGCGTCAAGAATTTCGAGGAGGCCGTCGCCGTCGCCAACGATACCGAATTCGGTCTCTCGGCGGGTGTCGCGACTACGTCACTCGAGAACGCCGAGCGTTTCAAGCTCGCGTGCCGAGCCGGTATGGTCATGGTGAACCTGCCTACCGCCGGAGTCGATTATCACGTGCCCTTCGGGGGACGAAGAGCCTCGAGCTACGGGCCTCGAGAGCAAGGGAGCTACGCGAAGGAGTTCTACACCACGGTGAAGACGGCTTACGTCAGCGCGTGA